In Bacillus toyonensis BCT-7112, a single window of DNA contains:
- the ctaD gene encoding cytochrome c oxidase subunit I has product MGAVIWDYLTTVDHKKIAILYLIAGGLFFIIGGIEALFIRLQLAIPNNAFLVGDAYNQVLTMHGTTMIFLAAMPLVFAFMNAAVPLQIGARDVAFPFLNSLGFWLFFFGGVFLNLSWFLGGAPDAGWTSYASLALASKGHGVDFYVLGLQISGIGTLIGGINFLVTIINMRAPGMTYMRMPMFTWTTFVTSSLILFAFPPLTVGLGLLMLDRLFGTSFFNPALGGNTIIWEHLFWIFGHPEVYILILPAFGIFSEIFATFSKKRLFGYSSMVFATVLIGFLGFMVWAHHMFTVGLGPVANAIFSVATMAIAVPTGIKIFNWLFTMWGGSIRFTTPMMWAVAFIPSFVMGGVTGVMLASAPADYQFHDNYFVVAHFHYVIVGGVVFGLLAGAHYYWPLMFNKILNETLGKITFWLFFIGFHLTFFIQHFLGLIGMPRRYYTYLEGQGLEMGNMISSIGAVFMALGTIVLLFNVIKTTVSKEKAGRDPWDGRTLEWTMPAPTPEYNFKQLPFVRGLDPFWIEKREGNKEMTAAEPVGDIHMPNASFSPFIISLGLFIAAFGAMYMQGGKDKFWLLVAIIGLIITFGAMFLRSVVDDHGYHIHKEDLEDKGGKA; this is encoded by the coding sequence ATGGGTGCTGTCATATGGGATTATTTAACGACAGTAGACCATAAAAAGATTGCCATTCTCTATTTAATTGCAGGTGGATTGTTTTTTATAATAGGCGGAATAGAAGCACTATTTATTCGCCTTCAATTAGCGATTCCTAACAACGCTTTTCTTGTTGGGGATGCTTATAATCAAGTATTAACGATGCACGGTACAACAATGATTTTCCTCGCAGCTATGCCACTCGTGTTTGCATTTATGAACGCCGCCGTGCCACTTCAAATTGGTGCGCGTGATGTAGCGTTCCCGTTTTTGAATTCACTCGGATTTTGGTTATTTTTCTTTGGTGGAGTATTTTTAAATTTAAGTTGGTTTTTAGGTGGAGCACCTGATGCAGGATGGACATCTTATGCATCATTAGCTTTAGCTTCTAAAGGCCATGGTGTTGATTTTTATGTACTCGGCTTGCAAATTTCAGGTATTGGTACATTAATTGGAGGTATTAACTTCCTTGTTACAATCATTAATATGCGTGCGCCAGGAATGACGTATATGCGTATGCCGATGTTTACATGGACAACGTTTGTAACATCTTCACTTATATTATTTGCTTTTCCGCCGTTAACTGTAGGATTAGGACTTTTAATGTTAGATCGTTTATTTGGAACAAGTTTCTTTAATCCAGCATTAGGTGGGAACACAATTATATGGGAGCATTTATTCTGGATTTTCGGTCATCCGGAAGTATACATTCTTATACTCCCAGCTTTCGGAATATTCTCAGAAATCTTCGCGACATTTTCGAAAAAACGATTATTTGGTTATTCATCGATGGTGTTTGCGACAGTATTAATTGGATTTTTAGGATTCATGGTATGGGCGCATCACATGTTTACTGTTGGCCTTGGTCCAGTTGCAAATGCTATTTTCTCAGTTGCGACAATGGCAATTGCGGTTCCGACAGGTATTAAAATATTTAACTGGCTCTTTACAATGTGGGGCGGAAGTATTCGTTTTACAACACCGATGATGTGGGCGGTAGCTTTTATTCCATCATTCGTAATGGGTGGAGTTACAGGCGTTATGCTTGCATCTGCACCAGCTGATTATCAATTTCATGATAACTATTTCGTAGTAGCGCACTTTCATTATGTAATCGTCGGTGGTGTTGTATTTGGTTTACTTGCAGGGGCTCATTATTATTGGCCACTGATGTTTAATAAAATATTAAATGAAACATTAGGTAAGATAACATTTTGGTTATTCTTTATCGGTTTCCATTTAACATTCTTTATTCAGCATTTCCTTGGATTGATTGGTATGCCACGTCGTTACTACACATATCTTGAGGGGCAAGGATTGGAAATGGGGAATATGATTAGTTCTATTGGAGCTGTGTTTATGGCTCTTGGAACGATTGTTCTTCTATTCAATGTAATAAAAACAACTGTATCAAAAGAGAAGGCTGGTCGTGATCCATGGGATGGACGTACACTAGAATGGACAATGCCAGCACCTACACCGGAATATAATTTCAAACAATTACCATTTGTTCGCGGGTTAGATCCGTTTTGGATTGAAAAACGTGAAGGTAATAAAGAGATGACGGCGGCGGAACCAGTTGGTGATATTCATATGCCAAATGCTTCATTTTCACCATTTATCATTTCTCTAGGCTTATTCATAGCGGCATTCGGTGCAATGTATATGCAAGGTGGAAAAGATAAGTTCTGGTTATTAGTAGCAATTATTGGTTTAATCATTACATTTGGCGCAATGTTCCTTCGTTCAGTAGTCGATGATCATGGATATCATATTCATAAGGAAGATTTAGAGGATAAGGGGGGCAAGGCATAA
- the coxB gene encoding cytochrome c oxidase subunit II, producing the protein MKKQWRLLSFVSLLALLLGGCGKAFQSTLIPQGEVAKMQYDLLLLASAIMVGVVLVVTIIFLYVIVRFRQKKGQEDYIPEQVEGNHKLEIIWTVIPIILLLILAVPTVTYTFKLADVSAMEKKNIDKDTIVVDVTANLYWWEFSYKSEKIVTSQDLVIPTGKKVYLNLKGADIKHSFWVPSLAGKMDTNTDNVNKMWLKADKSGTYNGFCTEFCGPSHSLMQFKVKALDESEYKKWLADMKKIDGKKEVASTKAQEGQEIFNKSCIGCHAVGSNDSRPPSARIAPNLANFADRDTVAGIAENNEENLKKWLKDPENMKPGNKMTGKYGNLTDDQIDALNAYLQTLKIEK; encoded by the coding sequence ATGAAGAAACAGTGGCGACTGCTTTCGTTCGTTTCACTGCTGGCTTTACTGTTAGGGGGATGCGGTAAAGCCTTTCAATCTACTTTAATTCCGCAAGGAGAAGTAGCAAAAATGCAATATGATCTGCTCTTACTAGCGAGTGCGATCATGGTAGGAGTAGTACTAGTAGTTACTATTATTTTCTTGTATGTAATTGTGCGTTTCCGACAAAAGAAAGGTCAGGAAGATTATATTCCAGAACAAGTTGAAGGGAATCACAAACTAGAAATTATATGGACAGTTATTCCGATTATTCTTTTACTAATCTTAGCTGTTCCGACGGTTACATATACATTCAAACTTGCTGATGTAAGTGCGATGGAGAAAAAGAATATTGATAAAGATACGATCGTTGTTGATGTAACAGCGAATCTTTATTGGTGGGAATTTTCTTATAAATCAGAAAAAATAGTAACTTCTCAAGATTTAGTTATCCCCACAGGTAAGAAAGTGTATTTGAATTTGAAGGGTGCCGATATTAAACATTCATTCTGGGTTCCATCTTTAGCTGGTAAAATGGATACAAATACAGACAATGTAAACAAAATGTGGTTAAAGGCAGATAAATCGGGCACTTATAATGGTTTTTGTACAGAGTTTTGCGGCCCGTCACATTCTTTAATGCAATTTAAAGTGAAAGCTTTAGATGAAAGCGAGTACAAAAAATGGCTTGCTGATATGAAGAAGATTGATGGGAAAAAAGAAGTAGCTTCAACAAAGGCGCAAGAGGGCCAAGAAATATTTAATAAAAGCTGTATTGGTTGTCATGCAGTTGGATCTAATGATAGTAGACCACCTTCCGCTCGTATCGCACCAAACTTAGCGAACTTTGCTGATCGTGATACGGTTGCTGGTATTGCCGAAAATAATGAAGAAAACTTAAAAAAATGGCTGAAAGATCCTGAAAATATGAAGCCAGGAAATAAAATGACTGGTAAATATGGCAACTTAACGGATGATCAAATTGATGCATTAAATGCATACTTACAAACGTTAAAGATTGAAAAGTAA
- the ctaB gene encoding protoheme IX farnesyltransferase codes for MNHATSELHDESAVTSVPETTRLQDLSALVKMGIVNSNTLTVFTGFWLALHFNGLSVMDNLDKLFFTIVGSGLIMAGVCCLNNYIDRDIDPLMERTKTRPTVTGKYKPGFALTFGLVILLLGFVFLLLTTPMAVLMGFIGAFTYVVLYTLWTKRKYTLNTVVGSISGAVPPLIGWAAIDPSLGHPIAWMLFLIMFIWQIPHFLALAMKRVDEYRNAGIPMLPVVHGFEITKRQIMIWTVCLLPLPFYMSGLGITFMVLATLLNIGWIVLGFYGFRKKDDIKWSVQMFVYSLNYLTILFVSMIVVTFF; via the coding sequence ATGAACCATGCAACAAGTGAGCTGCATGATGAGTCAGCTGTAACAAGTGTACCCGAAACAACTCGGTTACAAGATTTATCAGCGCTCGTTAAAATGGGGATTGTAAACTCAAATACACTTACTGTATTTACAGGATTTTGGTTGGCGTTACACTTTAATGGATTAAGTGTGATGGACAATCTGGATAAGCTATTTTTTACAATCGTTGGTTCCGGATTAATTATGGCAGGGGTATGTTGTTTAAATAACTACATTGATCGAGACATCGATCCGTTAATGGAAAGAACAAAAACCCGTCCAACGGTTACAGGAAAGTATAAACCAGGTTTTGCACTTACATTTGGACTAGTTATATTACTACTTGGATTTGTATTCTTATTATTAACAACACCGATGGCAGTATTAATGGGATTTATTGGTGCCTTCACATATGTTGTCTTATATACTTTATGGACAAAGAGAAAGTATACGCTAAATACTGTTGTAGGTAGTATTTCTGGAGCAGTTCCACCTTTAATTGGATGGGCAGCAATTGATCCATCTTTAGGCCATCCAATTGCTTGGATGTTATTTTTAATTATGTTTATTTGGCAAATCCCACATTTCCTTGCGTTAGCGATGAAACGTGTTGATGAATATCGAAATGCAGGAATTCCAATGCTTCCTGTAGTTCATGGATTTGAAATTACGAAACGCCAAATTATGATTTGGACAGTATGTTTATTACCACTACCATTTTATATGAGTGGACTTGGGATAACATTTATGGTACTTGCAACATTGCTTAACATCGGATGGATCGTTTTAGGATTTTATGGCTTCCGTAAGAAGGATGACATCAAATGGTCCGTACAAATGTTTGTTTATTCCCTAAATTATTTAACAATCTTATTTGTATCAATGATTGTAGTTACATTCTTCTAA
- the ctaA gene encoding heme A synthase: MQRFIKWLAVITSLDLLVVLLGGALVTKTGSGQGCGKSWPLCNGELVPSNLSMETIIELSHRLTSGSAGILVTLLCILSWKYYKHVRETKTLAILSFVFLVAQALMGAAAVVWGQMPAVLAIHFGISLISFASVILLTCLIFEIDQKFDARSLIMDKKMKFHIYGVTIYSYIVVYTGALVRHERASLACPDFPLCSKNRPWPTQLHEWVQMGHRAAAILIFLWILYAMIIAIRQYKQQSVVYWGWIISFILVTLQAIVGILVVYTNASLAMALLHSLFISCLFAVLCYLVMLGTRSKVNAKESESTSKQTK; this comes from the coding sequence TTGCAACGCTTTATTAAATGGTTAGCAGTCATTACAAGTCTTGATTTATTAGTAGTATTATTAGGAGGCGCTTTAGTTACAAAAACAGGTTCTGGCCAAGGCTGCGGTAAATCATGGCCGCTTTGTAATGGTGAGTTAGTTCCATCTAATTTATCGATGGAAACTATTATTGAACTAAGTCACCGCCTTACATCAGGATCAGCAGGAATACTTGTCACTCTCCTTTGTATTTTATCCTGGAAGTATTATAAACATGTGCGCGAAACAAAAACGTTAGCAATTTTATCCTTCGTATTTTTAGTTGCACAAGCATTAATGGGAGCGGCAGCCGTTGTTTGGGGTCAAATGCCAGCTGTACTTGCTATCCATTTTGGTATTTCCTTAATTTCATTCGCTTCTGTTATTTTGTTAACGTGTCTTATTTTTGAAATTGATCAGAAATTTGATGCACGTTCACTTATTATGGATAAAAAAATGAAATTTCACATTTATGGTGTAACAATTTACAGTTATATCGTCGTCTACACAGGGGCTTTAGTACGTCACGAACGAGCTAGCTTAGCCTGTCCGGACTTTCCTTTATGTAGTAAAAATAGACCATGGCCGACTCAATTACATGAGTGGGTTCAAATGGGGCATAGAGCTGCAGCGATATTAATATTCCTTTGGATACTATACGCAATGATTATTGCTATTCGTCAATATAAGCAACAAAGCGTAGTATACTGGGGATGGATTATTTCCTTTATTCTTGTAACACTTCAAGCTATTGTTGGGATTTTAGTTGTATATACAAATGCTAGTTTAGCAATGGCATTATTACATTCCCTATTCATTTCTTGCTTGTTTGCTGTATTATGCTATTTAGTTATGTTAGGAACAAGAAGTAAAGTGAACGCAAAAGAATCCGAATCAACTTCTAAACAAACAAAATAA
- the pyc gene encoding pyruvate carboxylase, translating to MTKLQRIQKVLVANRGEIAIRVFRACSELGLKTVAIYSKEDSGSYHRYKADESYLVGEGKKPIDAYLDIEGIIEIAKSNHVDAIHPGYGFLSENIQFAKRCEEEGIIFIGPKSEHLDMFGDKVKARTQAQLAQIPVIPGSDGPIDSIEEVEEFAEKYDYPIIIKASLGGGGRGMRIVRASEELRESYNRAKSEAKAAFGNDEVYVEKFVEKPKHIEVQILADEEGNVVHLFERDCSVQRRHQKVVEIAPSVSLSDDLRQRICEAAVKLTKNVNYLNAGTVEFLVKGDEFYFIEVNPRVQVEHTITEMITGVDIVQSQILIADGHALHSKMVGVPKQEEVVVHGFAIQSRVTTEDPLNNFMPDTGKIMAYRSGGGFGVRLDTGNSFQGAVITPYYDSLLVKVTTWALTFEQAAAKMERNLKEFRIRGIKTNIPFLENVVKHKNFLSGEYDTSFIDASPELFLFPKRKDRGTKMLNYIGSVTVNGFPGVGKKEKPIFPDARIPNVVHSEPIQNGTKQILDERGADGLVKWVQDQKRVLLTDTTFRDAHQSLLATRIRTKDLHQIAEPTARMLPNLFSAEMWGGATFDVAYRFLKEDPWERLLDLREKMPNVLFQMLLRSSNAVGYKNYPDNLIQKFVECSAQAGIDVFRIFDSLNWVEGMRVAIDAVRDTGKIAEATMCYTGDIHDPLRSKYDLNYYKNLAKELEASGAHILGIKDMAGLLKPNAAYDLVSALKETISIPIHLHTHDTSGNGILTYTKAIEAGVDIVDVAVSSMAGQTSQPSANTLYYALGGNERQPDVNIDSLEKLSHYWEDVRKYYAPFESGMNAPHTEVYMHEMPGGQYSNLQQQAKAVGLGDRFDEVKVMYRRVNDMFGDIVKVTPSSKVVGDMALFMVQNHLTEQDILERGHALDFPGSVVEMFSGDLGQPYGGFPKELQKIILKGKEPLTVRPGELLEPVDFDALKEELFHKLGREVTIFDVVAYALYPKVFMDYEKVAEMYGNVSVLDTPTFFYGMRLGEEIDVEIEQGKTLMVKLVSIGEPQPDGNRILYLEFNGQPREIVVKDESVKATVAQRVKGNRENPNHISATMPGTVIKVVVKEGDEVKKGDSMAITEAMKMETTVQAPFNGKVKKVYVNDGDAIQTGDLLIELDH from the coding sequence ATGACAAAGCTGCAACGTATTCAAAAAGTATTGGTAGCTAACCGTGGAGAGATTGCAATTCGTGTGTTTCGAGCTTGTTCGGAACTTGGATTAAAAACAGTTGCAATCTATTCTAAAGAGGATAGCGGTTCTTATCATCGCTATAAAGCCGATGAGTCCTATTTAGTTGGGGAAGGGAAAAAGCCAATTGATGCTTATCTAGATATTGAGGGCATTATTGAGATTGCGAAAAGCAATCATGTAGATGCAATCCACCCTGGATATGGTTTCTTGTCAGAAAATATCCAATTCGCAAAACGTTGTGAAGAAGAAGGAATTATCTTTATTGGTCCGAAAAGTGAGCATTTAGATATGTTTGGAGATAAAGTGAAAGCAAGAACACAAGCGCAGCTAGCACAAATTCCGGTTATTCCTGGTAGTGATGGCCCAATAGATTCAATAGAAGAAGTCGAAGAGTTTGCTGAAAAGTATGATTACCCGATTATTATTAAAGCGTCCCTTGGTGGTGGCGGTCGAGGTATGCGTATAGTACGAGCTAGTGAAGAATTAAGAGAATCGTATAATCGCGCGAAATCAGAAGCAAAAGCAGCCTTTGGTAATGATGAAGTATACGTTGAAAAATTCGTTGAAAAACCTAAACATATAGAAGTACAAATTTTAGCAGATGAAGAAGGCAATGTTGTTCACTTATTCGAGCGTGACTGTTCTGTGCAACGTCGCCATCAAAAAGTTGTCGAAATCGCACCAAGCGTTTCGCTTTCAGATGATTTGCGTCAACGTATTTGTGAAGCTGCTGTGAAGTTAACGAAAAATGTAAACTATTTAAACGCAGGAACGGTAGAATTTCTTGTAAAAGGTGATGAGTTTTACTTCATAGAAGTAAACCCACGTGTTCAAGTTGAACATACGATTACAGAGATGATTACAGGAGTGGATATCGTTCAATCGCAAATTTTAATAGCTGATGGACATGCATTACATAGTAAAATGGTAGGTGTTCCGAAGCAAGAAGAAGTGGTTGTGCACGGATTTGCAATCCAATCTCGTGTAACGACTGAGGACCCACTAAATAATTTTATGCCGGATACAGGAAAAATTATGGCGTACCGATCAGGCGGTGGCTTTGGTGTTCGTCTTGATACAGGTAATAGTTTCCAAGGTGCAGTTATTACACCGTACTACGATTCTTTACTTGTAAAAGTTACGACTTGGGCTCTTACTTTTGAACAAGCTGCTGCAAAAATGGAACGTAACTTAAAAGAATTCCGTATTCGTGGTATTAAAACAAATATTCCATTCCTAGAGAATGTAGTAAAACATAAAAACTTCTTATCAGGAGAATATGATACGTCGTTTATTGACGCGTCACCTGAACTGTTCTTATTCCCGAAACGTAAAGACCGCGGAACGAAAATGTTAAATTACATTGGTTCAGTAACAGTAAATGGTTTCCCGGGAGTAGGGAAAAAAGAGAAACCAATTTTCCCGGATGCTCGTATACCAAATGTAGTACACTCAGAGCCGATACAAAATGGAACAAAACAAATTTTGGATGAGCGTGGAGCGGATGGATTAGTAAAGTGGGTTCAAGATCAAAAACGTGTACTTTTAACTGATACAACATTCCGTGATGCGCATCAGTCACTACTTGCAACTCGTATTCGTACAAAAGATTTACATCAAATTGCAGAGCCGACAGCGAGAATGTTACCGAACTTATTCTCAGCGGAAATGTGGGGCGGTGCAACGTTCGATGTTGCGTATCGTTTCTTAAAAGAAGATCCATGGGAACGATTACTAGATCTTCGTGAAAAAATGCCGAATGTTTTATTCCAAATGTTACTTCGCTCTTCAAACGCAGTTGGTTACAAAAACTATCCAGATAATTTAATTCAAAAATTTGTGGAATGTTCTGCTCAAGCTGGCATTGATGTATTCCGAATTTTTGATAGTTTAAACTGGGTAGAAGGTATGAGAGTTGCGATTGATGCTGTACGAGATACTGGCAAAATTGCAGAAGCGACAATGTGTTATACAGGAGATATTCATGATCCGTTACGTAGTAAATATGATTTGAATTATTATAAAAACTTGGCGAAAGAATTAGAAGCATCAGGTGCTCATATATTAGGTATTAAAGATATGGCAGGTTTATTAAAACCTAATGCTGCATACGATTTAGTTTCTGCATTAAAAGAGACAATATCGATTCCGATTCACTTGCACACACATGATACGAGCGGAAACGGTATATTAACGTATACGAAGGCAATTGAAGCGGGTGTTGATATTGTCGATGTAGCGGTGAGTTCAATGGCAGGTCAAACGTCACAACCAAGTGCGAACACACTATACTACGCATTAGGCGGAAATGAAAGACAACCAGATGTTAATATAGATTCATTAGAAAAACTATCTCATTACTGGGAAGATGTACGCAAATACTATGCACCGTTTGAAAGTGGTATGAATGCACCTCACACAGAGGTATATATGCACGAAATGCCGGGTGGGCAGTATAGTAATCTTCAGCAACAAGCAAAGGCGGTTGGTTTAGGAGATCGCTTCGATGAAGTGAAAGTAATGTACCGTCGTGTGAATGACATGTTTGGAGACATTGTAAAAGTAACGCCATCTTCAAAAGTTGTTGGTGATATGGCATTATTTATGGTTCAAAACCATTTGACAGAACAAGATATTTTAGAGCGTGGACATGCTTTGGATTTCCCAGGATCTGTTGTTGAAATGTTCTCTGGTGATTTAGGTCAACCGTACGGTGGTTTTCCGAAAGAATTACAAAAGATTATTTTAAAAGGGAAAGAGCCGTTAACAGTAAGACCGGGTGAATTGTTAGAGCCAGTAGATTTTGATGCTTTAAAAGAAGAGTTATTCCATAAACTTGGACGCGAAGTAACGATTTTTGATGTAGTTGCGTACGCGTTATATCCGAAAGTATTTATGGACTACGAAAAAGTTGCTGAGATGTATGGTAATGTATCTGTGCTTGATACACCGACATTCTTCTATGGTATGAGACTTGGTGAAGAAATTGATGTGGAAATTGAGCAAGGTAAAACATTGATGGTTAAACTAGTATCAATTGGAGAACCTCAGCCGGATGGAAATCGTATTCTTTACTTAGAATTTAACGGACAACCACGTGAGATTGTTGTGAAAGACGAAAGTGTGAAAGCAACAGTTGCACAACGTGTGAAAGGAAACCGTGAAAATCCAAACCATATTAGCGCAACGATGCCAGGAACGGTTATTAAAGTAGTTGTAAAAGAAGGCGATGAAGTGAAAAAAGGCGATTCTATGGCAATTACAGAAGCGATGAAAATGGAAACGACAGTTCAAGCGCCGTTCAATGGTAAAGTGAAGAAAGTATATGTTAACGATGGTGATGCAATTCAAACGGGTGATTTACTTATTGAATTAGATCACTAA
- a CDS encoding FtsW/RodA/SpoVE family cell cycle protein, giving the protein MKRIWKSMDYSLLLPLVILCVLGVIMVYSSSSIVAISRFDKPANFFFKRQLLTLAAGTMVLIIMAIIPYKVWRKRIFLLGSYGASVALLAAAAFFTKKVNGANGWIFGIQPAEFVKITVILVLAHFFAKRQETNTSVFKGSGPVLLGIGLIMFLILKQNDLGTDMLIAGTVGIMFLCSGVSVNLWIKRFLLTSVVWVPMLYFIGNYKLSSYQKARFSVFLDPFNDPQNDGFQLVNSFIGIASGGLNGRGLGNSVQKYGYLPEPQTDFIMAIISEELGFIGVAIILICLLLIIIRSFRVAQKCTDPFGSLIAIGIASLFGVQTFINVGGMSGLIPLTGVPLPFVSYGGSSLLANLLAMGILLNIASHVKRQEKQQNELVKEREQGGPHLVVVK; this is encoded by the coding sequence ATGAAAAGAATATGGAAATCAATGGATTATTCATTATTACTTCCTCTTGTTATTTTATGTGTGCTGGGAGTCATAATGGTATATAGTTCTAGTTCCATTGTTGCGATTTCGCGGTTTGATAAACCAGCAAATTTCTTTTTTAAAAGACAATTACTTACTTTAGCTGCTGGGACAATGGTATTAATAATTATGGCTATTATCCCATATAAAGTGTGGAGAAAACGAATTTTCTTATTGGGAAGTTACGGTGCTAGTGTTGCCTTATTAGCGGCAGCAGCCTTTTTCACTAAGAAAGTAAATGGTGCAAATGGATGGATATTTGGAATACAGCCTGCGGAATTTGTAAAGATAACAGTTATTCTCGTATTGGCTCATTTTTTTGCGAAAAGGCAAGAAACAAATACGTCTGTTTTCAAAGGATCGGGACCGGTACTTTTAGGTATTGGTTTAATCATGTTTTTAATTTTAAAGCAAAATGACTTAGGTACCGATATGTTAATTGCGGGAACGGTAGGAATCATGTTTCTTTGTTCAGGAGTTAGTGTTAATTTATGGATAAAAAGATTCTTATTAACGTCTGTAGTATGGGTCCCAATGTTGTATTTTATTGGGAATTATAAATTAAGTTCATACCAAAAAGCGCGATTTTCAGTTTTTCTGGATCCGTTTAACGATCCTCAAAATGATGGATTCCAATTGGTAAATTCATTTATTGGAATTGCTTCAGGTGGGTTAAATGGTAGAGGGTTAGGGAATAGTGTGCAAAAGTATGGATACTTACCAGAGCCCCAAACGGATTTTATTATGGCGATTATATCTGAAGAACTAGGCTTTATAGGTGTAGCTATCATTTTAATCTGTTTATTGTTAATTATCATTCGCTCATTTAGAGTGGCGCAAAAGTGTACAGATCCATTTGGAAGTTTAATAGCCATCGGAATTGCAAGTTTGTTTGGAGTTCAAACGTTTATCAATGTCGGTGGTATGTCTGGATTAATACCGCTTACTGGGGTACCGTTACCTTTTGTTAGTTACGGCGGAAGTTCCTTGTTAGCTAATCTACTTGCGATGGGGATATTATTGAATATTGCTAGTCATGTGAAAAGACAAGAAAAACAACAAAATGAGTTAGTTAAAGAAAGAGAACAGGGTGGACCGCATCTTGTAGTTGTAAAATAA